One window of Arthrobacter oryzae genomic DNA carries:
- the recR gene encoding recombination mediator RecR — translation MYEGAVQELIDELGRLPGVGPKSAQRLAFHILEADPQDMKRLVDAITTVKERVKFCTVCGNVTEQELCNICRDPRRDPSVICVVEESKDVLAVERTRSFRGRYHVLGGAINPIAGVGPEQLRIRELLTRLNDGAIQEIIIATDPNLEGEATATYLARMLKSIGITVTRLASGLPVGGDLEYADEVTLGRAFEGRRNALS, via the coding sequence GTGTACGAAGGTGCAGTTCAAGAGCTGATCGACGAACTTGGCCGCCTTCCCGGCGTGGGGCCCAAGTCCGCCCAGCGGCTGGCATTCCATATCCTCGAGGCGGACCCTCAGGACATGAAGCGGCTCGTGGACGCCATCACCACCGTCAAGGAACGCGTGAAATTCTGTACGGTCTGCGGCAACGTCACGGAGCAGGAGCTGTGCAACATCTGTCGTGACCCCCGCCGGGACCCCTCGGTGATCTGCGTGGTGGAAGAGTCCAAGGACGTCCTGGCCGTTGAGCGCACCCGTTCCTTCCGTGGCCGCTACCACGTCCTGGGAGGCGCGATTAACCCGATCGCCGGCGTCGGCCCGGAACAGCTGCGGATCAGGGAGCTCCTTACCCGGCTGAACGACGGCGCCATCCAGGAAATCATCATCGCCACTGACCCCAACCTTGAGGGCGAGGCCACGGCAACTTACCTTGCCAGAATGCTGAAATCCATCGGCATCACCGTGACCAGGCTCGCCTCCGGCCTGCCGGTCGGCGGTGACCTGGAATACGCGGACGAGGTCACTCTGGGGCGCGCCTTCGAAGGCCGACGCAACGCGCTCAGCTGA
- a CDS encoding DNA polymerase III subunit gamma and tau: MSVTTALYRRYRPDSFADVIGQEHVTDPLMTALRKNRVNHAYLFSGPRGCGKTTSARILARCLNCAEGPTDTPCGKCPSCIELARGGSGSLDVIEIDAASHGGVDDARDLRERATYAPVRDRYKIFIIDEAHMVTSAGFNALLKIVEEPPEHIKFIFATTEPDKVIGTIRSRTHHYPFRLVPPEPLMAYLELLCNQENVPVAPGVLSLVIRAGGGSVRDSLSVLDQLMAGAGPTGLDYELAVALLGYTHASLLDDVVEAVAAADAATVFRAVDRVIQTGHDPRRFVEDLLERFRDLIIVQAMPESAQSILRGMPADQIARLQNQAHNLGAAELSRAADVTNTALTEMTGATSPRLHLELLCARILLPTSEQTERGIAARIDRVERRLNYGGNDVGAPVAASAAPAATPVSAPAAAPVSAPAPAAAPVSAPAPAPAAPTSAPIQAPSPEQAPAAGPAAEPAAARSEAPARESLTPPRVSTADWPVDEQPAANRVPSGQAPSRPAAPPAPAAAAPVPAAAPAPAAPAAVAEPVAAERAPMKSEARQPAAESHVPAHGPGGDVEVLRRAWADILQTLSKIKRSTWALVEPNAQVGQFDGQMLTLVFTTSGLAGAFGRADHSENLRQAIHKTVGIDCQINAVSGGVHAVPSSAGSTASSEPNPKAPAKPETPATSADVAWGLAPGPTPDPAADSASSGRSSGSVGSSASVGSASSVGADAQREPAVPVAPASQPEETASGSYSYPEDDWGPPLDEDAPPLDEEPPMDWTPSAPRQSVPTQARPEQSRPASENRGSGEQPDPTPPSANSSRVAGGTSSDDPWSRAKEEAPGVWTVGAESNVGKSVEDPDRAGLPVVPEPPTPHYEPAAAQLPRPVETPEEASTLGSGETLRPAEVRQPVGALVGAGSSSGAGWAASAQYVPATATDPSPAMAGPDVRSIESAPAAYASPPAQTAPAQSTPAPTAAPGAAVKQSLYQRLSNSPEAEAGRAKAPARQAEAVKTYVQDTPSPDDETIEESGVFGRAAVERILGGKLVEERSLDGSPIPPRF; the protein is encoded by the coding sequence GTGAGTGTTACAACCGCCCTTTACCGCAGATACCGTCCAGACTCCTTTGCTGACGTTATCGGGCAGGAACACGTCACCGATCCGCTGATGACGGCGCTGCGAAAGAACCGCGTCAATCACGCCTACCTGTTTTCCGGTCCGCGCGGCTGCGGAAAGACCACCTCGGCCCGCATCCTGGCCCGTTGCCTCAACTGCGCCGAGGGTCCCACTGATACCCCCTGCGGCAAGTGCCCCAGCTGCATCGAGTTGGCACGCGGGGGCTCCGGATCACTCGACGTGATCGAGATCGACGCCGCGAGCCACGGTGGCGTGGACGATGCCCGCGACCTCCGCGAACGCGCCACCTACGCGCCAGTCCGGGACCGCTACAAAATCTTCATTATCGACGAAGCCCACATGGTCACCTCGGCCGGCTTCAACGCCCTGCTCAAGATCGTGGAAGAGCCGCCGGAGCACATCAAGTTCATCTTCGCCACCACGGAGCCGGACAAAGTGATCGGAACCATCCGTTCGCGGACCCACCACTACCCGTTCCGGCTGGTCCCGCCCGAACCCCTCATGGCCTACCTTGAGCTGCTCTGCAACCAGGAAAACGTTCCCGTGGCGCCCGGCGTGCTGTCCTTGGTCATCAGGGCAGGCGGCGGGTCGGTGCGCGACTCGCTCTCCGTCCTGGACCAGCTGATGGCAGGGGCCGGCCCCACCGGGCTGGACTACGAGCTCGCGGTCGCGTTGCTGGGCTACACCCACGCGTCCCTCCTGGACGACGTCGTCGAAGCAGTTGCAGCCGCGGACGCCGCCACGGTGTTCCGGGCCGTGGACCGCGTGATCCAGACCGGCCACGATCCGCGGCGCTTCGTGGAGGATCTCCTGGAGCGCTTCCGCGACCTCATCATTGTCCAGGCCATGCCGGAGAGCGCCCAGTCGATCCTCCGCGGGATGCCGGCGGACCAGATAGCCCGGCTTCAGAATCAGGCCCACAACCTTGGCGCGGCCGAACTGTCCCGGGCTGCCGACGTGACCAACACCGCCCTCACTGAGATGACCGGTGCCACGTCGCCGCGGCTCCACCTGGAGCTGCTGTGCGCCCGCATCCTCCTCCCGACTTCAGAACAGACCGAGCGCGGGATCGCTGCCCGGATCGACCGCGTGGAGCGCCGCCTGAACTACGGAGGGAACGACGTCGGAGCACCCGTCGCTGCTTCGGCGGCACCCGCCGCAACGCCGGTGTCCGCGCCTGCCGCTGCGCCCGTGTCCGCTCCCGCGCCCGCTGCTGCGCCGGTGTCCGCGCCGGCGCCTGCGCCTGCTGCGCCAACCTCCGCACCGATTCAGGCACCGTCACCGGAGCAGGCTCCCGCGGCCGGGCCGGCGGCTGAACCAGCCGCCGCACGCAGTGAAGCGCCCGCACGGGAATCCCTCACTCCCCCGCGCGTTTCCACAGCGGACTGGCCGGTCGACGAACAGCCGGCTGCGAATCGGGTCCCGTCCGGTCAAGCGCCTTCCCGTCCTGCCGCTCCGCCAGCACCTGCAGCTGCGGCGCCGGTTCCAGCTGCGGCACCGGCACCTGCTGCACCCGCCGCAGTGGCCGAACCGGTGGCTGCCGAGCGGGCACCCATGAAGTCCGAAGCAAGGCAGCCCGCGGCTGAGAGCCACGTTCCGGCCCACGGTCCCGGGGGTGACGTGGAGGTCCTGCGCCGCGCCTGGGCTGACATCCTGCAGACCCTGAGCAAGATCAAGCGCAGCACCTGGGCGCTTGTCGAACCGAACGCCCAGGTGGGCCAGTTCGACGGCCAGATGCTCACTCTGGTCTTCACAACGTCCGGGCTGGCCGGCGCCTTCGGCCGGGCCGACCACTCCGAGAATCTTCGCCAGGCAATCCACAAGACCGTTGGCATCGACTGCCAGATCAATGCGGTGTCCGGCGGCGTCCATGCAGTGCCCAGCAGCGCCGGCAGCACAGCGAGCTCTGAGCCAAACCCAAAAGCACCCGCTAAGCCGGAAACTCCGGCGACGTCCGCCGACGTTGCCTGGGGTCTTGCCCCCGGCCCGACGCCTGACCCCGCCGCCGACTCTGCCAGTTCTGGCCGCTCTTCCGGTTCTGTCGGCTCTTCCGCTTCTGTCGGCTCTGCCAGCTCTGTCGGCGCGGACGCGCAGCGTGAGCCCGCGGTTCCAGTTGCCCCGGCGTCGCAGCCGGAAGAGACCGCTTCCGGTTCGTACAGCTACCCCGAGGACGACTGGGGCCCGCCCCTTGACGAAGATGCTCCCCCGTTGGACGAAGAGCCTCCCATGGACTGGACGCCGTCCGCTCCGAGGCAATCCGTCCCGACGCAGGCACGTCCGGAACAGTCACGCCCGGCATCGGAAAACCGTGGATCAGGCGAGCAGCCGGACCCGACGCCGCCATCCGCCAACTCTTCACGCGTAGCAGGCGGTACTTCCAGCGACGATCCGTGGTCCCGTGCCAAGGAAGAAGCGCCGGGCGTCTGGACCGTGGGCGCCGAGTCGAACGTTGGAAAGTCCGTGGAAGACCCGGACCGTGCGGGCCTGCCCGTTGTTCCGGAGCCTCCCACGCCGCACTACGAGCCGGCGGCGGCCCAGCTGCCCCGGCCAGTCGAGACCCCGGAAGAAGCGTCCACCCTCGGCTCCGGCGAAACCTTGCGCCCGGCGGAAGTCCGGCAGCCGGTGGGTGCACTGGTCGGTGCGGGCAGCTCCTCCGGAGCAGGCTGGGCTGCCTCCGCGCAGTATGTTCCCGCCACGGCAACCGACCCGTCACCGGCAATGGCCGGCCCGGACGTCAGGAGCATCGAGTCGGCACCGGCGGCTTACGCGTCCCCGCCAGCCCAGACTGCGCCCGCCCAGTCCACTCCGGCTCCGACAGCGGCTCCGGGCGCGGCCGTCAAGCAAAGCCTCTACCAGCGGCTATCCAACAGCCCGGAGGCCGAAGCCGGCAGGGCCAAGGCCCCTGCCCGCCAGGCGGAGGCCGTCAAGACCTACGTCCAGGACACGCCGAGCCCGGACGACGAAACGATTGAAGAATCGGGCGTCTTTGGACGCGCCGCCGTCGAGCGTATTCTGGGCGGAAAGCTGGTGGAGGAGCGGTCCCTGGACGGCAGCCCGATCCCGCCGCGCTTCTAG
- a CDS encoding oxygenase MpaB family protein gives MRNVLREWQAELRQTFTGSRGAVPPWVPRLEDGDDAGYHLPGSAVWAVHGSMTTIVAGIRALLMQSLHPGALAGVHDHSRFREDPLGRLAGTIRWIFTVSYGSTSAAHEASGWVLRLHEAVRGDYVDAHGITRSYAANDPELLRWVHIAFTDAFLSAHKIWGRPIPGGPDAYVREWAHAGTLMGVDSPPLSEAEMRRQLDSWYDDGDLRSDERVAEIVAFIRNPPLHPSLRPGYRMLFAAAVASLDPKYRELLGLRTARLGPLPLPVRFGTKVTLAVVQLALGGAKRGHRIGPSEQAARRRLRRLGFAA, from the coding sequence ATGCGCAATGTCCTCAGGGAGTGGCAGGCCGAGCTCAGGCAGACCTTCACCGGCTCGCGGGGTGCGGTGCCACCCTGGGTCCCCCGGCTTGAGGACGGTGACGACGCCGGCTACCACCTTCCGGGGTCCGCGGTCTGGGCGGTCCACGGTTCAATGACCACCATCGTGGCGGGAATCCGCGCGCTCCTGATGCAGTCGCTCCATCCGGGCGCCCTGGCCGGCGTGCACGACCATTCACGGTTCCGCGAAGATCCCCTGGGACGGCTAGCCGGAACCATCCGCTGGATCTTCACCGTGTCCTATGGCTCCACCTCCGCGGCGCATGAAGCCTCCGGCTGGGTGCTGCGGCTGCACGAAGCGGTACGGGGGGACTACGTGGACGCCCACGGAATCACCAGGAGCTATGCAGCCAACGACCCCGAACTCCTCCGCTGGGTCCACATCGCCTTCACTGACGCATTCCTCTCCGCCCACAAGATCTGGGGACGGCCCATCCCCGGCGGTCCGGATGCGTACGTCCGGGAGTGGGCGCACGCGGGAACGCTGATGGGGGTTGATTCGCCCCCGCTGAGCGAGGCGGAAATGAGGCGGCAGCTGGACAGCTGGTACGACGACGGCGACCTCCGCTCCGATGAGCGGGTGGCTGAGATTGTGGCCTTCATCCGCAACCCGCCGCTGCATCCTTCGCTGCGCCCCGGATACCGGATGCTGTTTGCCGCCGCTGTCGCCAGCCTCGACCCGAAATACCGGGAGTTGCTGGGGCTCCGGACAGCCCGGCTGGGCCCCCTGCCGCTGCCGGTGAGGTTCGGCACCAAGGTGACTCTCGCCGTCGTCCAGTTGGCCCTTGGCGGGGCAAAACGCGGACACAGGATCGGGCCGAGTGAGCAGGCAGCACGACGCCGGCTGCGGCGCCTCGGTTTTGCTGCATAG
- a CDS encoding peptidoglycan DD-metalloendopeptidase family protein gives MPAAAPSAVVAASKQAPIGNAGIAPWWPDAFVKPLGIAPDAVSANANALISFSRSDIRTSSKSGQRELNVASDELRRPPAGSLMSPLEVLTETSGFGLRVSPLTGTAGEFHWGQDFAAACGSRVYAADAGVVRAVGWHPWGGGNRLEIDHGNGLITTYNHLEGIAVKKGDSVQVGEVIAKVGTTGSSTGCHLHFETILNGVHANPLDWTLLPTKQLDELGNIDMISYVPGIGAPEGDPTWAIPVSADNAHTVSGGEAEVPAPETPAATATGTSSAPATPSATSSVSGSSTATPTQTPTGTATATPTPTPTPPPTPTPTPTPTQTGQSTEPASPTESVTAEPTAEPTAEPTWEPSPEPTTEPTAEPTAEPSFTATAEPTAEPSFTATAEPTAEPAWEPSPEPTTEPTAEPTPTETPTPGP, from the coding sequence ATGCCCGCGGCTGCGCCATCTGCGGTGGTTGCCGCCTCGAAGCAGGCCCCGATAGGCAATGCGGGCATTGCGCCCTGGTGGCCGGATGCCTTCGTCAAACCGCTGGGCATTGCCCCCGACGCCGTTTCGGCCAATGCCAACGCCCTGATCTCCTTCAGCCGCAGCGACATCCGGACAAGCTCCAAAAGCGGCCAGCGTGAACTCAACGTTGCCTCCGACGAACTGAGGCGGCCACCTGCCGGTTCCCTGATGTCTCCCTTGGAAGTCCTGACCGAAACTTCAGGCTTCGGGCTCCGGGTCAGCCCGCTGACCGGGACCGCGGGTGAGTTCCACTGGGGCCAGGACTTTGCGGCTGCGTGCGGCAGTCGCGTGTACGCGGCCGACGCCGGTGTGGTCAGGGCCGTGGGCTGGCACCCGTGGGGTGGCGGCAATCGTTTGGAGATCGACCATGGCAACGGGCTGATCACCACCTACAACCATTTGGAAGGGATCGCCGTCAAGAAGGGCGACTCTGTCCAGGTGGGTGAGGTCATAGCTAAAGTCGGCACCACTGGTTCGTCCACGGGGTGCCACCTGCATTTTGAAACTATCCTCAACGGCGTCCACGCCAACCCCCTGGACTGGACACTGCTGCCCACCAAGCAGCTGGATGAGCTGGGGAACATCGACATGATCAGCTACGTTCCCGGCATCGGCGCCCCCGAGGGCGATCCCACCTGGGCCATCCCCGTCTCCGCGGACAACGCGCACACGGTGTCGGGCGGCGAGGCTGAAGTTCCCGCGCCGGAAACGCCCGCCGCGACGGCCACCGGGACGTCGTCGGCTCCTGCGACGCCTTCTGCGACGTCTTCCGTGTCGGGAAGCTCGACGGCGACCCCAACTCAAACGCCTACCGGCACCGCTACGGCCACCCCGACGCCGACTCCCACGCCGCCGCCGACTCCAACGCCGACGCCGACTCCAACCCAGACCGGGCAGTCCACTGAGCCGGCGTCGCCGACGGAGAGCGTCACCGCGGAACCCACGGCTGAGCCCACCGCGGAACCCACGTGGGAACCTTCCCCGGAACCGACTACGGAACCCACGGCTGAGCCCACCGCAGAGCCTTCGTTCACAGCCACCGCTGAGCCCACCGCGGAACCTTCGTTCACAGCCACCGCTGAGCCCACCGCGGAACCCGCGTGGGAACCTTCCCCGGAACCGACTACGGAACCCACGGCCGAGCCGACGCCAACAGAAACACCCACCCCCGGGCCATAA
- a CDS encoding glutathione peroxidase has translation MNSIHSIPLTLNDGTETDFGRFKGNVVMVVNVASQCGFTPQYAGLELLYGKFKDQGFEILGVPCNQFAGQEPGGDDEIAEFCERNFGVTFPLAAKADVRGRNQHPLYAELTKFKNGLLPGMVKWNFEKFLVNRDGFVVARFAPTVEPDSPEVIAAIEDALA, from the coding sequence GTGAATTCGATCCACTCCATTCCGCTGACCCTCAATGACGGAACCGAAACCGATTTTGGCCGCTTCAAGGGAAACGTGGTGATGGTGGTCAACGTGGCCTCCCAGTGTGGCTTCACGCCGCAGTACGCCGGCCTTGAATTGCTGTACGGCAAGTTCAAGGACCAAGGATTCGAGATCCTGGGCGTGCCGTGCAACCAGTTCGCCGGACAGGAACCGGGTGGCGACGACGAAATCGCCGAATTCTGCGAACGCAATTTCGGCGTGACATTCCCGCTGGCCGCAAAGGCTGATGTGCGCGGCAGGAACCAGCACCCGCTGTACGCAGAACTCACCAAATTCAAGAACGGGCTTCTCCCCGGGATGGTGAAGTGGAACTTTGAAAAGTTCCTGGTCAACCGCGACGGGTTTGTGGTGGCCCGCTTTGCGCCCACGGTGGAGCCGGATTCGCCGGAGGTCATCGCCGCCATCGAGGATGCCCTCGCCTGA
- the fdhA gene encoding formaldehyde dehydrogenase, glutathione-independent: MTGNKAVAYKGPGKVELIDIDYPSFELKDGPGVNPANVGRSVRHGVILKTVATNICGSDQHMVRGRTTAPPDLVLGHEITGEVVEIGPDVEFIKVGDICSVPFNIACGRCRNCKERKTGICLNVNPDRPGSAYGYVDMGGWVGGQANYVLVPYADWNLLKFPDKDRAMEKILDLAMLSDIFPTGFHGAVSAGVGVGSTVYIAGAGPVGLAAATSAHLLGAAVVIVGDLNEDRLARARSFGCETVDLTKGGPAEQIEQILGVPEVDCGVDAVGFEARGHGHGKDAEEAPATVLNSLMDITAAGGALGIPGLYVTGDPGGIDEAAKKGSLSLSLGTGWAKSLSFTTGQCPVMKYNRQLMMAILNDKVNIAKNVNAKAISLEDAPKGYAEFDAGAATKYVLNPNGYLS; encoded by the coding sequence ATGACAGGGAACAAAGCCGTTGCCTACAAAGGACCGGGCAAGGTCGAACTGATCGACATCGACTATCCCAGCTTCGAACTCAAGGACGGACCGGGCGTCAACCCCGCCAATGTGGGCCGCTCCGTGCGCCATGGCGTGATCCTCAAGACCGTTGCCACCAACATCTGCGGCTCCGACCAGCACATGGTTCGCGGCCGCACCACTGCTCCGCCGGACCTCGTCCTGGGGCACGAAATCACCGGTGAAGTAGTGGAAATCGGCCCGGACGTTGAGTTCATCAAGGTGGGGGACATCTGCTCCGTTCCGTTCAACATCGCCTGCGGGCGCTGCCGCAACTGCAAGGAACGCAAGACCGGCATCTGCCTCAACGTCAATCCGGACCGGCCGGGAAGCGCCTACGGGTACGTCGACATGGGCGGCTGGGTGGGCGGCCAGGCCAACTACGTCCTGGTGCCCTACGCGGACTGGAACCTGCTGAAGTTCCCGGACAAGGACCGGGCCATGGAGAAGATCCTCGACCTGGCCATGCTTTCGGACATCTTCCCCACGGGATTCCATGGCGCCGTCAGTGCCGGGGTCGGCGTCGGCTCCACCGTCTACATCGCCGGTGCCGGCCCGGTCGGCCTGGCCGCGGCCACAAGCGCCCACTTGCTGGGCGCCGCCGTCGTAATCGTCGGTGACTTGAACGAGGACCGGCTCGCGCGGGCGCGCAGCTTTGGCTGCGAAACGGTGGACCTCACCAAAGGGGGCCCGGCGGAGCAGATCGAGCAGATCCTTGGCGTACCGGAAGTGGACTGCGGCGTGGACGCGGTGGGCTTCGAGGCACGCGGTCACGGACACGGCAAGGACGCCGAGGAAGCTCCGGCCACCGTGCTGAACTCGCTGATGGACATCACCGCCGCCGGCGGTGCACTGGGCATCCCGGGGCTGTACGTCACGGGTGATCCGGGCGGCATTGACGAGGCAGCCAAGAAGGGTTCCCTGAGCCTGAGCCTGGGTACCGGATGGGCCAAGTCGCTGAGCTTCACCACAGGCCAGTGCCCGGTGATGAAGTACAACCGCCAGTTGATGATGGCCATCCTGAACGACAAGGTGAACATCGCCAAGAACGTGAACGCTAAGGCCATTTCACTGGAGGACGCTCCCAAGGGCTACGCCGAGTTCGACGCCGGCGCCGCCACGAAGTACGTCCTCAACCCGAACGGCTACCTGAGCTAA
- a CDS encoding phosphodiesterase — protein sequence MELIEAEHPRPRHFLLHLSDPHLLGGPDHLYGTVDSEARLKQLFEEVKASGARPEAVIFTGDLADQGEPEAYVKLRAIVEPACKAMNAQVIWAMGNHDDRGNFRAGLLDQPGNDSPLDHSYFVNGLRVITLDTSVPGFHHGELSEEQLEWLAAELATPAPDGTILALHHPPVPSILDLAVLVELRGQPALAAVLRNSDVRTILAGHLHYSTTATFAGIPVSVASATCYTQDLNVPVGGTRPHDGGQAFNLVHVYEHTIVHSVVPVGSAAAVGEVVSAAETQRRLAAAGVRIPRQAKTQGHPPTQSIPMVSMGSGR from the coding sequence ATGGAGCTCATCGAGGCCGAACACCCCCGGCCGCGTCATTTTCTACTCCACCTGAGCGACCCCCACCTGTTGGGGGGTCCGGATCATCTGTATGGCACAGTAGACAGCGAAGCCCGCCTGAAACAGCTGTTTGAGGAAGTCAAAGCCTCAGGGGCCCGTCCGGAAGCCGTGATTTTCACCGGCGACCTGGCTGACCAGGGCGAACCCGAGGCGTATGTAAAGTTGAGGGCCATCGTTGAACCCGCCTGCAAGGCGATGAACGCGCAGGTCATCTGGGCCATGGGAAACCACGACGACCGTGGGAACTTCCGCGCCGGCCTGCTCGACCAGCCCGGGAACGATTCACCGCTGGACCACAGCTACTTCGTCAACGGACTGCGGGTGATCACCCTGGACACCTCGGTGCCGGGGTTCCACCATGGTGAACTCAGCGAGGAGCAGTTGGAATGGCTCGCCGCAGAACTCGCCACCCCTGCGCCGGACGGCACCATCCTGGCGCTGCACCACCCACCGGTCCCCTCCATCCTGGACCTTGCCGTCCTTGTGGAGCTCCGCGGCCAGCCGGCCCTTGCAGCGGTCCTGCGCAACTCGGACGTCCGCACCATCCTGGCCGGCCACCTGCACTACTCCACCACCGCCACCTTCGCAGGCATTCCGGTGTCGGTGGCCTCTGCCACCTGCTACACCCAGGACCTGAACGTACCCGTGGGCGGCACGCGCCCGCACGACGGCGGCCAGGCCTTCAACCTTGTGCACGTGTATGAACACACGATTGTGCATTCCGTGGTGCCTGTCGGCAGCGCGGCAGCCGTGGGCGAGGTTGTGAGCGCGGCGGAAACCCAGCGGCGCCTGGCGGCCGCGGGCGTCCGCATTCCCCGCCAGGCGAAGACACAGGGACACCCGCCCACCCAGAGCATCCCCATGGTCAGCATGGGTTCCGGACGCTGA
- a CDS encoding stealth family protein: MVRHRGRYALINDTRTPYQAMVEDLLFIRNVLANAGLDYLLVRGNNHRPVIALDWENRKKLRAALVEACRDEPVYSMTVDAKKKSSVLVADGELSPNRQARIFRLYRPRVEPNGGFDFGSSAGVQIELWSFEGNQLILPIENSLTRRTMLTTDAVRGTVERYGHTWPTIENMFADHASDISFDIDMVFSWVDGSSPEYIAARRARMAGVVVGEGDDHEARYRQIDELKYALRSVYMFAPWVRRIFIATDSPAPAWLADHPSVTIVRSEEFFADPSVLPTHNSQAVECQLHHIEGLSEHFLYSNDDMFFGRAVGPDMFFTPGGVTKFIEAETRIGLGDNDAERSGFENAARVNRKLLWDRFGRITTRHLEHTAAPLRRSVVATMEQEFPQEFAKTAASRFRAADNISVTNSFYHYYALLTGRAVTQTAAKVRYIDTTMRSGLNYLPKLLSKRNMDFFCLNDGSFPEVEADERAELVTDFLEKYYPIKAPWEK; the protein is encoded by the coding sequence GTGGTCCGCCACCGGGGGCGCTACGCGCTAATCAATGACACCCGGACGCCTTATCAGGCCATGGTGGAGGACCTGCTGTTCATCCGCAATGTCCTCGCGAATGCGGGCCTGGACTACCTCTTGGTCCGCGGCAACAACCACCGGCCGGTCATTGCGCTGGACTGGGAGAACCGGAAGAAGCTCCGGGCCGCGCTGGTGGAAGCGTGCCGTGACGAGCCTGTTTACTCCATGACCGTGGATGCCAAGAAGAAGTCCTCTGTCCTGGTGGCCGACGGCGAGCTCTCCCCCAACCGCCAGGCCCGGATCTTCCGGCTCTACCGTCCGCGCGTTGAGCCCAACGGCGGTTTCGACTTCGGCTCCTCCGCCGGCGTGCAGATCGAGCTGTGGAGCTTTGAAGGCAACCAGCTGATCCTGCCGATCGAAAATTCCCTCACCCGCCGGACCATGCTCACCACCGACGCAGTGCGCGGCACCGTGGAGCGCTACGGCCACACCTGGCCCACCATCGAGAACATGTTCGCGGACCACGCGAGCGATATCAGCTTCGACATCGACATGGTGTTTTCCTGGGTGGACGGCAGCTCGCCGGAGTACATCGCCGCGCGGCGCGCCAGGATGGCAGGCGTGGTGGTGGGCGAAGGCGATGACCACGAGGCCCGCTACCGCCAGATCGACGAACTGAAGTATGCCCTGCGCTCGGTCTACATGTTCGCTCCGTGGGTGCGGCGCATCTTTATCGCCACGGACTCCCCGGCGCCCGCCTGGCTGGCCGACCACCCGTCGGTGACCATTGTGCGCAGTGAAGAATTTTTCGCGGACCCGTCCGTGCTGCCCACGCACAATTCACAGGCCGTCGAGTGCCAGCTGCACCACATTGAGGGGCTCTCGGAGCACTTCCTGTACTCCAACGACGACATGTTCTTCGGCCGCGCGGTGGGACCGGACATGTTCTTCACCCCGGGCGGCGTCACCAAGTTCATTGAGGCGGAAACCCGCATCGGGCTGGGCGACAACGACGCAGAGCGCAGCGGCTTCGAGAACGCTGCCAGGGTGAACCGGAAACTCCTGTGGGACCGGTTCGGCCGGATCACCACCCGCCACCTGGAGCACACGGCTGCCCCGTTGCGGCGGAGCGTGGTGGCCACCATGGAGCAGGAATTCCCGCAGGAATTCGCCAAGACCGCGGCAAGCCGGTTCCGTGCCGCGGACAATATCTCCGTCACGAACTCCTTTTACCACTACTACGCCCTGCTGACCGGGCGGGCGGTCACCCAGACCGCAGCGAAGGTCAGGTACATCGACACGACGATGCGGTCTGGCCTCAATTACCTGCCCAAGCTGCTGTCCAAGCGCAACATGGACTTCTTCTGCCTGAACGACGGCAGCTTCCCCGAAGTGGAAGCCGACGAACGTGCCGAACTGGTGACGGACTTCCTGGAGAAGTACTACCCCATCAAGGCGCCCTGGGAAAAGTAG